The following is a genomic window from Deltaproteobacteria bacterium.
GCTTTGAGGTTTGACATCTGCTCGGTGTCGGGATAGGGGCGTCTGCTTGAGGCGGACGCCCTTCTCTTCTTTTGGGGTGAATCGTGTGAAGACAAACATCTCCATCGCGGTTTTTGTCCTTTTTTTTCTGGCGCCGGTTTCGGCCGTTATGTCCGATGCCGCCCGTGGGAAGGAACTTTACCGGGAAAAAAAATGTTACGCCTGCCACGGCATGGAGGGGAAAGGGGGGGGGATCGCCGGGCCGGCGATCGATCGGCTACCCTTAAGCCGCGACGACCTGATCGCCCTCCTCAAAAAAGGAACCAAAAGGATGAGGCCGATGAAAAAGAAGACCCCGGAGGAAGACATCGCCGCCCTTGTCGATTACATCTTTTCGCTCCAGCACAGCGATCGGGGGAATGGGGCTTCGGTTAATCCCGACGCGACGTTGCGGTAACCGACCTCCCCATCGACATCGATGCGGTCCACGATCAGGCGATTGAGGATGGCGAGGCCGGGATGTCATCATC
Proteins encoded in this region:
- a CDS encoding cytochrome c, with the protein product MKTNISIAVFVLFFLAPVSAVMSDAARGKELYREKKCYACHGMEGKGGGIAGPAIDRLPLSRDDLIALLKKGTKRMRPMKKKTPEEDIAALVDYIFSLQHSDRGNGASVNPDATLR